In Ptychodera flava strain L36383 chromosome 21, AS_Pfla_20210202, whole genome shotgun sequence, a genomic segment contains:
- the LOC139121069 gene encoding transient receptor potential cation channel subfamily A member 1-like, with product MSEIETVESIGDDENPTQRPSLGPVSDTPTSTLEVEAVVIENPLNEQPSKKGRRDLHEGESRKGISRKKTEVAAVQSVEMEGVVIDNPRHKPGLKRPRKQRREVVGQKRDSKVVAEFDGKNVNFVKSKVENTETNWSRHLHDLVNDRDVEQLEQALRCKPKFEHDISSDVDDEGRTLLQRAVRSGSVKAVEILIRYGADAAKPLVNTNENLLHEAVRSGNVKIMHLILKCSDVDVNLKGVDDRSPLHLAITMTTNMDIIEEMVEHGANVNAKDINGRTPVILATEHCPPAYLRDFLDRFPDVNVNETDDFGYSPILIAASQGNGRKLEILLKFDADMTERDHEGRTVIHKVVGNRDALNILLKREESASLIDVTDSHGLTALHQAAQKHPQSVSLLLMKKFNPNARNKREETPLHIAARNGYMTAVKQLADYDKTGEIVNASDHKQRTPLHIASYYNHVDVITFLFERNAVVTSDADGCYPVHVAARNGSFDALRALLKKNPMWIDVRDEKIKNTPLHHAAHSGQSKVVKMFLILDASIKENKDHKNCLDVAIDRGHEGIAMEIASSAQWDKCLRKKTNPQLATLISKWPNVARKFLNRMKKAEKAADEVKLVVYDFGYLKIPPSLRERQTPLQAIYKQKQCLKHDVIAKYLLSCWYKFGAKLFFTGLFFNIVYVIMTCVVVWLEFLNNPLPTNMTSQQIETNESISILEKVFGVILMMIAGIDITAIVYALVMQRLDAIDLRLFLETLQDVTTVLFVVSLYVKAVMSAFLVSMGIVAILAAWLVLLLQIQRLPIFGIYAIMGKRYVRTLLKTSPLLLFPVIGLGFAFYILLSSEDAFESVPRSVLTVGVMMFREVYYEGNFLHGSDTVVYTMIVVVFIVFILLTIVISNIVIALAVNDVLRTQHDQQQQLTLLQIRLQFQLERSLLYKVIQPISRAFTRQSRGIGHDESSLYPESELENKSVSWFQWCFKGSSPSAESERETELREEIFSLKQEMISQKFHLSEMLAILRRQSANQPSTPKFSFAEWPQSKNTSSA from the exons ATGTCGGAGATTGAAACCGTAGAAAGCATCGGGGATGATGAAAATCCGACGCAGCGTCCTTCGTTGGGCCCCGTCAGTGACACGCCGACGTCCACACTTGAAGTGGAGGCGGTGGTGATTGAAAACCCGCTGAATGAGCAGCCGAGTAAGAAAGGCAGACGAGATTTACACGAAGGAGAAAGTAGAAAAGGCATTTCTCGCAAGAAGACAGAAGTTGCTGCAGTCCAGTCGGTTGAAATGGAGGGCGTAGTTATCGACAATCCCAGACACAAACCCG GTTTGAAACGACCTCGAAAACAACGGCGGGAAGTCGTCGGACAGAAAAGGGATTCGAAAGTGGTGGCCGAATTCGATGGGAAGAACGTAAATTTTGTCAAGAGTAAAGTGGAAAATACCGAG ACAAATTGGAGTAGACATCTGCATGACTTGGTAAATGACAGAGATGTAGAACAATTGGAACAGGCTTTGAGATGCAAACCTAAGTTTGAACATG ATATCAGCAGTGATGTTGACGATGAGGGACGGACTCTGCTACAGCGTGCCGTGCGTAGTGGAAGTGTCAAGGCCGTCGAGATCTTGATCCGTTACGGTGCCGACGCTGCTAAACCGCTGGTCAACACCAACGAAAACTTATTGCACGAAGCCGTGCGTTCTGGAAATGTCAAAATCATGCAT TTGATATTGAAATGCTCCGATGTCGATGTGAACTTGAAAGGCGTTGACGACAGGTCGCCACTTCATCTCGCCATCACCATGACGACTAACATGGACATCATAGAAGAGATG GTTGAACATGGTGCAAATGTCAACGCCAAGGACATTAACGGAAGGACGCCGGTCATTCTAGCTACAGAACACTGTCCTCCTGCCTATCTGCGGGATTTCCT GGATCGCTTTCCCGACGTGAATGTAAATGAGACAGACGACTTTGGATACTCTCCCATTTTGATAGCAGCGTCGCAAGGGAACGGACGGAAACTTGAAATCTTGCTGAAGTTTGACGCCGACATGACAGAACGCGACCATGAAGGTAGAACAGTGATACACAAAGTCGTGGGAAATAGAGATGcgttaaatattttattaaag AGAGAAGAATCGGCGAGTTTGATTGACGTGACAGATAGTCATGGCTTGACAGCACTCCACCAAGCGGCTCAGAAACATCCACAG AGTGTGTCTTTGCTGCTTATGAAGAAATTTAATCCAAATGCAAGGAATAAAAGAGAAGAAACACCCCTGCACATCGCTGCTAG GAACGGCTACATGACGGCCGTGAAACAGCTTGCCGACTACGACAAAACGGGCGAAATCGTCAACGCTTCAGATCACAAGCAGAGAACGCCGTTGCATATTGCTTCATACTACAACCATGTCGATGTCATTACTTTCTTGTTCGAGCGCAACGCTGTCGTAACTAG CGATGCAGACGGGTGCTATCCGGTCCACGTAGCAGCCAGGAACGGTTCATTCGATGCTTTAAGAGCGTTACTGAAGAAGAATCCGATGTGGATTGATGTAAGAGACGAAAAAATAAAG AACACCCCTCTCCATCACGCAGCTCACAGCGGGCAGTCAAAAGTCGTCAAAATGTTTCTCATTCTGGACGCTTCTATCAAGGAAAACAAGGACCATAAGAATTGCCTAGATGTAGCAATCGACAGAGGGCACGAGGGTATTGCCATGGAGATCGCGTCAAGTGCACA GTGGGACAAGTGTCTACGGAAGAAAACAAACCCGCAGTTAGCGACTCTGATATCTAAATGGCCCAACGTTGCCAGG AAATTTCTCAACAGAATGAAAAAGGCAGAGAAAGCCGCTGACGAAGTAAAG CTCGTCGTGTATGACTTTGGTTACTTAAAAATCCCACCTAGTTTGAGAGAAAGACAGACTCCGCTGCAG gCTATTTACAAACAAAAGCAATGTCTGAAACACGACGTGATTGCAAAATATCTCCTTTCTTGCTG GTACAAGTTTGGAGCTAAACTATTTTTCACCGGACTGTTCTTCAACATCGTGTACGTGATAATGACGTGCGTCGTTGTTTGGCTGGAATTCCTGAATAACCCCTTGCCGACCAATATGACGTCACAACAGATAGAAACAAAT GAATCTATTTCAATACTTGAGAAGGTGTTCGGTGTCATCCTCATGATGATCGCAGGTATAGACATCACTGCAATAGTCTATGCCTTGGTCATGCAG AGACTAGACGCCATTGACCTTCGGTTGTTTTTGGAGACGCTACAAGATGTCACTACAGTTTTATTCGTAGTGTCACTATATGTCAAAGCTGTGATGTCAGCATTTCTGGTTTCCATGGGAATCGTTGCCATCTTGGCAGCCTGGTTGGTGCTTCTCTTACAAATACAAAG attACCAATTTTTGGAATTTATGCCATCATGGGAAAGCGATACGTAAGAACTTTACTCAAAACAAGTCCACTTCTGCTGTTTCCAGTCATCGGCTTAGGTTTCGCGTTTTACATTCTCCTTTCGTCAGAG GATGCCTTTGAATCAGTCCCCCGTTCGGTCTTAACCGTCGGGGTGATGATGTTCCGGGAGGTTTACTATGAAGGCAATTTCCTCCACGGATCTGACACTGTCGTCTATACAATGATTGTCGTCGTTTTCATAGTTTTCATTCTACTCACCATTGTCATCAGTAATATTGTG ATTGCCCTAGCAGTAAACGATGTGTTACGTACTCAACAtgatcaacaacaacagctgacgTTACTTCAG ATTAGATTGCAGTTTCAGTTAGAACGCAGTTTGCTCTACAAAGTCATCCAGCCAATCTCGCGGGCGTTCACTCGCCAATCACGTGGCATAGGACACGACGAGAGTTCCTTATACCCAGAGAGCGAACTCGAAAACAAGTCAGTTTCCTGGTTTCAATGG TGTTTTAAAGGCAGTTCTCCCTCTGCAGAAAGTGAGCGAGAGACAGAGTTAAGAGAAGAAATTTTCAGTTTGAAACAAGAGATGATATCACAGAAATTTCA TCTTTCAGAGATGCTGGCCATCCTTCGTCGTCAATCGGCCAACCAACCTTCAACACCGAAGTTCAGTTTTGCGGAATGGCCGCAGTCCAAGAACACGTCATCAGCGTGA